TCAATATGCTTGGTCGCCGAATAGACGACAACATCGGCGCCGAGTTCCAGCGGCTTCTGGTAAAGCGCGGTGGCGAAGACATTGTCGACGACGAGGCGGGCGCCGGCCTGGTGCGCGAGATCGGCAACGCCGGCGATGTCGACCACTTCCAGCGTCGGATTGGTCGGGCTCTCGATGAAGAACAGCTTTGTGTTCGGACGGATGGCGGCCTCGAAGGCGGCGAGGTCGCGCCCGTCAACGAGCGTGCAGTCGATGCCGTATTTCGGCGCGAGCGTTTCCACGACCCAGCGGCAGGAGCCGAAGAGCGCGCGGCCGGCGACGATATGGTCGCCGGCCTTCAGCTGGCAGAGGATGGCGGCGGAAACGGCAGCCATGCCGGAGGCCGTGGCGCGGGCGTCCTCCGCTCCCTCGAGCGCGCACATACGCTTTTCGAACATGTCATTGGTGGGGCTGCCGTAGCGGGCATAGATGAAACCGTCGTCCTCGCCCTTGAAACGGGCCTCGGCGGCGGCCGAATTCTCGTAGAGGAAGCCTTGCGTCATGAAGATGCCTTCGGACATCTCGCCATACTGCGACCGCAGGCTTCCTGCATGAACGAGCTTGGTTTGCGGACGCCAGGACTTCTTCATTTCATCTCTCCAAACAAAAAAACCGGTCGCGAAGGGACCGGTTACCCGGCCTTTTAGCTACTTGTTTAACGTGGCTGCAAGCCGACCGGCCAAATCACCACAGGGATAAGGCGGCATAATCCCTATAAGCGCTTGCGTCAATTCTGAAAGATTGGTTTTGTCGGCCAACAGGAGCAAAACATGTCCAAGACGCCCGGAATCCTGCCCGATCACGCCATTGCCGCACTGCTCGAGCAGAAAAATCTGACCACGATGAAGCCGCTGGATCACGACCAGGTCCAGCCCGCAAGCCTCGACTTGCGCCTTGGCGCAAAAGCCTACCGGGTGCGCGCCAGTTTCCTGCCCGGTCCGCGCCACAGCGTTGCCGACAAGCTTTCGCGGCTTTCCATGCACGAGATCGACCTCTCGCAGGGCGCGGTTCTTGAAACGGGCTGCGTCTATATCGTCGAACTGATGGAGGGGCTCGCCCTGCCGGAGCATCTCTCCGCCTCAACCAACCCGAAAAGCTCGACCGGCAGGCTCGATATCTTCACCCGCGTGATCCCGGATTTCGCGCAGGAGTTCGATGTCATTCCTTCGGGCTATCGGGGACCGCTCTATCTGGAAATCTCGCCGCGCACCTTTCCGGTGATCGTGCGCCAGGGCTCGCGTCTCTCGCAGATCCGCTTTCGCTCCGGGCATTCGGTGCTCGCCGAAGACGCGCTGATGGCGCTGCATCGCGCCGAAACGCTGGTTGCCAGCGACATGCCCAATATTTCCGACGGCGGCATTGCGTTGTCGATCGATCTCGAAGGCGAGGGGCTGGTCGGCTATCGCGGCAAGCACCATACCGGGGTCATCGATGTCGACCGCAAGGCCGGCTACGACATTCTTGATTACTGGGAGCCGATCCAGGGACGCGGCAAGGGCGAACTGATCCTCGACCCGGACGAGTTCTATATTCTTGTCTCGCGCGAGGCCGTGCACGTGCCGCCGCTTTTCGCCGCCGAGATGACGCCGTTCGACCCGCTGGTCGGCGAATTCCGCGTCCACTATGCGGGTTTTTTCGATCCGGGTTTCGGCCATGCGGAGGCCGGCGGCAGGGGCGCGCGCGCGGTGCTCGAGGTCAGAAGCCACGAGGTGCCCTTCATCCTGGAACACGGCCAGATCGTCGGCCGCCTGGTTTACGAGCGCATGATGGATCCGCCGACGGCGCTCTACGGTTCCGGTCTCGGCTCGAACTACCAGGCCCAGGGCCTGAAACTGTCGAAACATTTCCGCGCAGGGTGAGAAGGCCCCGGAACGGGCGGAACGTCAAGGGTTGCGAGGCCGAGAAGGGAGGGCACCCGGCGGGCGCCGCCGGCATTTTTGTCCGCTCCCCGTCAGGTCGCGGGCTTGAGCACCACTGCCCCCCAGGGCAGAAGCGTCAGCGCGTCATCGGCGATAGCCGCGCCACGATCCTCATCGTTGCTGACGAGACCGGACGCCCCCTTCAGCGCCGCATGACGCCAGGTCACCGGTTCGCGCGAGAAGTTGATGGCCGTGACCAGACGGGCGTCATCAAGCCTGCGCTCGAAGGCGAAGACCGTCTCGTGATCGGGCGCAAGATCTTCATAGGTGCCGTAGACGAGCGCAGGCGTTTCATGGCGCAGCGCAATCAGCCGCCGGTAATGATGGTAGACTGAGCCTTGATCCGCCCGCGCGGCCGCGGCGTTGATCTCCAAGTAATTCGGATTGACCGCAAGCCAGGGCTTTTGCGCCGTGGTGAAGCCGGCATTCGTTGAAGCATCCCATTGCATCGGCGTGCGGGCATGGTCGCGGCTCACCCTGTTGAGGTTCTCAAGAAGCTCCCCGGCGCTGACCCTGCCGGTCTCGACATGGTCCTGCCTGAGGCCCCGCACCTCGATATCGTCGAACTGGTCGAGATCGGTGAAGGGATAGTTGACCATGCCGATCTCCTCGCCCTGGTAGATGAAGGGCGTGCCGCGCATGGTCAGCATCATCGTTGCCAGCGCCTTGGCCGAGAGCACGCGGTATTCCGGGGCGGGGTCTCCGAAATGGCTGACGGCGCGCGGCTGGTCGTGATTGCCGAGAAAGACGGTGTTCCACCCCGTCATGCCGACGGCCTTGTCGAGCCGATCGAAGGTGGCCTTCATGTCGGTGAGCTTGCGCGGCTTCCAGCGCCAGCCGTCGCGGTCGAGCATGACGACGGCGAAGTTGAAGATCATGTTGAGTTCGTTGCGGGCCTCATCGACGAAGAGCGGTGTTTGCGCGTCGGAAACGCCGGCAGCCTCGCCAACCGTCATGCAGTCATAATGCGACAGCACTTCGCGGTTCATTTCCTGCAGGTATTCGTGCAGACGCGGCCCGGAGGCATAGACCCGGCCCGGATCCTTCATCTCTTCCTCGGTCAGGTTGGGGAAGGCGAAATTCTTCGAGATGAACGGGATCACGTCCATGCGGAAACCCGAGACGCCCTTGTCGAGCCAGAAGCGCATCAGGTCATAGACTTGCGTGCGGACTTTCTCGTTGTCCCAGTTGAGGTCCGGCTGTTTCTTCGCAAAATAGTGCAGGTAGTAGTCGCCGGTGGCATCGTCCTTTTCCCAGGCCGAGCCGCCGAAATAGGATACGAAATTGTTGGGCACGCCCTTCGAGCCGTCGCGCCAGATGTAATAGTCGCGCTTGTCATTGTCGCGTGACGACCGGCTCTCCACGAACCATTCATGCTCGTCGCTCGAATGGTTGACCACGAGGTCGATGATCAGCCGCATGCCGCGTTTCTTGATCTCGGCGAGCAGGCGGTCGAAATCGGCCATGGTGCCGAATTCGGCCATCACCTTGCGATAGTCGCGGATGTCATAGCCATTGTCGGCGTTCGGGCTGTCGAAATGCGGTGACAGCCAGATGACGTCGATGCCGAGGTCCGCCACATGATCGAGCTTCTCGATGATGCCCGGTATGTCGCCGATGCCGTCGCCATTGGAATCGGCGAAGGAGCGGGGATAGATCTGGTAGGCGACGGCCTCTTTCCACCAGTGTCTGCTTTGCGCGGGCTGCGGCATGTCTGCCTCCCTTGTTGCTTGTTTTTCAATGCGTTTCTGATCCCGGATTATGTCCGCGCGGGCGCGAGGGCAAGCGCATACGCATGAAATGGGCTTTTCATCCGTGTGCCTATGAAAAGGCTTGAATAGCCGGATTCGCCGTCGCTCTTCTTGCTGCTTGCCAGTCAGGCCAAGCTGGGGTAGAAAAAGCCCATGATGATCACGACCATGAACATTGCAAACTGGTGGTGGGCTCGCTAAAGGCGGCCACGATCACGCATGTCCGGATGATCTGACAAAGCCGCCCTCAAACCGAGGCGGCTTTTTTTGTATTGTCGCCGCCTTTGCGGGGTTAACGAAGAAAATTGCGAAACGCGGGATGCCGTTTCGCGACACAAAAGGTGGAGCAGGGACAATGAGCCTTCATGAACGGCCGGATGGCGGGGCGAGCTATGAGACGAAGGGCGGCGTGACGATCACGCGAACCCGCCGTTTCGTGCCCTATGGCGATTCCGTATCGAGCTATATCGACCGGCTGGACGAGCGCCGCGGCGCGGTCTTTTCGTCCAACTACGAATATCCGGGCCGTTATACGCGCTGGGACACCGCCATCATCGATCCGCCGGCCGCCATTTCCTGCAATGGCCGCACCATGTGGATCGAGGCTTTCAACGGACGCGGCGAGGCGCTGCTTTCGCTGATACTGCCGGTCGTCGAGGCGCTGGAACCGGTGACGATCATCGGCCGCGCGTCCCGCCGGATCGACCTTCAGGTGGCGGAACCCGACCGTCAGTTCACCGAGGAAGAGCGCTCCAAGGCCCCGACCGTGTTTACGGTCCTGCGCGCCATCGTCGATCTCTTCCATTCCGACGAGGATGCGAGCCTCGGGCTCTACGGCGCCTTCGGCTACGACCTTGCCTTCCAGTTCGACGCCGTGAAGCTGAAGCTGGAGCGCCCGGCCGACCAGCGCGACATGGTGCTGTTCCTGCCCGACGAGGTGCTGATGGTCGACAACCATGCTGCCAAGGCCTGGATCGATCGTTACGACTTTGCGAAGGACGGGATTACGACGGAGGGCAAGGGCGAGGACATCGCGTCCGATCCGTTCCGACCCTCCAATAGCCTGCCGCCCCGCAGCGACCATCACAAGGGCGAATATGCCGAACTCGTCACCAAGGCGAAGGAAAGCTTCGTGCGCGGCGACCTGTTCGAGGTCGTGCCCGGTCAGCAGTTCATGGAGCGCTGCGCCAGCAAGCCCTCGGCGATCTCCAAGCGGCTGAAGGCGACCAACCCGTCGCCCTATTCCTTCTTCATCAATCTCGGCAACCAGGAATATCTGATCGGCGCGTCGCCGGAAATGTTCGTGCGCGTCACAGGCCGTCGGATCGAGACCTGCCCGATCTCCGGCACGATCAAGCGCGGCGAGGACCCGATTGCGGACAGCCAGCAGATCCTGAAACTGCTTAACTCGCAGAAGGACGAATCCGAACTGACCATGTGTTCCGATGTCGACCGCAACGACAAGAGCCGGGTCTGCGAGCCGGGCTCGGTCAAGGTCATCGGCCGCCGCCAGATCGAAATGTATTCGCGCCTCATTCATACGGTGGACCATATCGAAGGCCGTCTGCGCCCCGACATGGACGCTTTCGATGCGTTTCTCAGCCATGCCTGGGCGGTGACGGTGACCGGCGCGCCGAAACTCTGGGCCATGCGCTTCATCGAAAACCACGAGAAGAGCCCGCGCGCCTGGTATGGCGGCGCCATCGGCATGGTCGGTTTCAACGGCGACATGAATACCGGCCTGACGCTGCGCACGATCCGGGTCAAGAACGGCACGGCGGAAGTGCGCGCCGGCGCCACCCTGCTTTATGATTCCGATCCCCATGAGGAAGAAGCGGAGACCGAATTGAAGGCTTCAGCCATGCTTGCCGCGATCCGCGAGGCGGATGCGGAGAAACTTGCGCCTGCCACGCGGCCGGTGTCGAAGATCGGCGCGGGACTGAAGATCCTGCTCGTCGACCACGAGGACAGCTTCGTTCACACGCTCGCCAATTACTTCCGCCAGACGGGCGCGGAAGTGGCGACCGTGCGCTCGCCGGTGGCGGACGAGACCTTCGACCGGATCGCGCCGGACCTCGTCGTCCTGTCTCCGGGACCGGGCATGCCGAAGGACTTCGACTGCAAGGGGACGATCAAGAAGGCGCGCGGCCGAAACCTGCCGATCTTCGG
This window of the Martelella lutilitoris genome carries:
- a CDS encoding anthranilate synthase, translated to MSLHERPDGGASYETKGGVTITRTRRFVPYGDSVSSYIDRLDERRGAVFSSNYEYPGRYTRWDTAIIDPPAAISCNGRTMWIEAFNGRGEALLSLILPVVEALEPVTIIGRASRRIDLQVAEPDRQFTEEERSKAPTVFTVLRAIVDLFHSDEDASLGLYGAFGYDLAFQFDAVKLKLERPADQRDMVLFLPDEVLMVDNHAAKAWIDRYDFAKDGITTEGKGEDIASDPFRPSNSLPPRSDHHKGEYAELVTKAKESFVRGDLFEVVPGQQFMERCASKPSAISKRLKATNPSPYSFFINLGNQEYLIGASPEMFVRVTGRRIETCPISGTIKRGEDPIADSQQILKLLNSQKDESELTMCSDVDRNDKSRVCEPGSVKVIGRRQIEMYSRLIHTVDHIEGRLRPDMDAFDAFLSHAWAVTVTGAPKLWAMRFIENHEKSPRAWYGGAIGMVGFNGDMNTGLTLRTIRVKNGTAEVRAGATLLYDSDPHEEEAETELKASAMLAAIREADAEKLAPATRPVSKIGAGLKILLVDHEDSFVHTLANYFRQTGAEVATVRSPVADETFDRIAPDLVVLSPGPGMPKDFDCKGTIKKARGRNLPIFGVCLGLQALAEAYGGTLRQLAVPMHGKPSRIRILEPGRLFDGLPKEITVGRYHSIFADAVQLPSEFAISAETDDGIVMGIEHAHEPVAAVQFHPESIMTLGGDAGMRIIENVVGKLVDRSGEALGDKKAAG
- a CDS encoding 2'-deoxycytidine 5'-triphosphate deaminase, giving the protein MSKTPGILPDHAIAALLEQKNLTTMKPLDHDQVQPASLDLRLGAKAYRVRASFLPGPRHSVADKLSRLSMHEIDLSQGAVLETGCVYIVELMEGLALPEHLSASTNPKSSTGRLDIFTRVIPDFAQEFDVIPSGYRGPLYLEISPRTFPVIVRQGSRLSQIRFRSGHSVLAEDALMALHRAETLVASDMPNISDGGIALSIDLEGEGLVGYRGKHHTGVIDVDRKAGYDILDYWEPIQGRGKGELILDPDEFYILVSREAVHVPPLFAAEMTPFDPLVGEFRVHYAGFFDPGFGHAEAGGRGARAVLEVRSHEVPFILEHGQIVGRLVYERMMDPPTALYGSGLGSNYQAQGLKLSKHFRAG
- a CDS encoding alpha-glucosidase, which gives rise to MPQPAQSRHWWKEAVAYQIYPRSFADSNGDGIGDIPGIIEKLDHVADLGIDVIWLSPHFDSPNADNGYDIRDYRKVMAEFGTMADFDRLLAEIKKRGMRLIIDLVVNHSSDEHEWFVESRSSRDNDKRDYYIWRDGSKGVPNNFVSYFGGSAWEKDDATGDYYLHYFAKKQPDLNWDNEKVRTQVYDLMRFWLDKGVSGFRMDVIPFISKNFAFPNLTEEEMKDPGRVYASGPRLHEYLQEMNREVLSHYDCMTVGEAAGVSDAQTPLFVDEARNELNMIFNFAVVMLDRDGWRWKPRKLTDMKATFDRLDKAVGMTGWNTVFLGNHDQPRAVSHFGDPAPEYRVLSAKALATMMLTMRGTPFIYQGEEIGMVNYPFTDLDQFDDIEVRGLRQDHVETGRVSAGELLENLNRVSRDHARTPMQWDASTNAGFTTAQKPWLAVNPNYLEINAAAARADQGSVYHHYRRLIALRHETPALVYGTYEDLAPDHETVFAFERRLDDARLVTAINFSREPVTWRHAALKGASGLVSNDEDRGAAIADDALTLLPWGAVVLKPAT
- a CDS encoding O-succinylhomoserine sulfhydrylase, with the protein product MKKSWRPQTKLVHAGSLRSQYGEMSEGIFMTQGFLYENSAAAEARFKGEDDGFIYARYGSPTNDMFEKRMCALEGAEDARATASGMAAVSAAILCQLKAGDHIVAGRALFGSCRWVVETLAPKYGIDCTLVDGRDLAAFEAAIRPNTKLFFIESPTNPTLEVVDIAGVADLAHQAGARLVVDNVFATALYQKPLELGADVVVYSATKHIDGQGRCLGGVILSSKKWIEEELQDYFRHTGPALSPFNAWLLMKGLETFPLRVRQQTESAGKIADFLADQKQVARVIYPGRADHPQADIISKQMTAGSSLIAFELKGGKDAAFALQDALEIVSISNNLGDAKSLITHPATTTHKNLSDEARAELGISGGTIRFSAGIEDTDDLVDDFAQALAKLPA